Within the Vigna angularis cultivar LongXiaoDou No.4 chromosome 10, ASM1680809v1, whole genome shotgun sequence genome, the region AAGATGaggaaacaataataataacgattaattatatatatttttaaattataacacaattttagtttttgtttttatccaaaattttaattttactaggTGTCTATATTTAAGAAAGATATGGATGAAGTTCTTTTTGTCCAGTGGTGTTAACTATGTTTTAGTGTGACAacttaatttatcatttatcatGTCAAAAAAGAGTTAACATAGTTGAACGAGGAGAATTGCATCCATACATTTTTAAGtacaaaacttaataaaatcaaagtttgatataatgacaaaaataaagttatgttCACTGGTATAGTAATTACGTTTGAAATCACCTAACAGATTTCACTTTCAAGAAAAATGAAGCATTTCAAAATGTGATGgtgtttttgaaattatttgtaCAATTtcgattttaaaataattgaactcattatttaaataatcgAAACTGTAAGACCCGTATTTTTTTGGacatggtggggacatggtggtcacccacctctttGACTATCAAGATGCAATTATTGGGGGTGCATTTTACGGGAAGCTTTGCAAGGTGTGGGATTCATTTTTTGGcaggagagggagagagagagggagagcaACCAAAGGGAGGGAACCCTTTCTCCCATTTTCACCCGTCCAAAGAGCACCCATGGGAAGCTGTTCCAACCTTGGAAGGGGCTTAGAGGAGGAACTGAGTTGGGCATCTGGTGATGATGGAGTTCTTGCATCAAGAACTGGAAAAGGAAGTGAAGAGCTGCTGAAGTTCCTGGAAGATCTTGATCTGCACGTCTGGGAGGAGATTGATCCCAAAACTTACatggaagtcttcaagaggtaaggggagttggattttctggatgttgatagtggttgcatgagtaggatgctggaaaattgtggttgtatgtatggttggattgaaattgatgtgttgattcatgtatgAAATCTTGTATGCTTTGGAATTGAAAgaaattggaatttcatagcttttagtcatttggagaggaagtgaggtagtgattttgagcatttggggtctagagtgttattgagcctttggaacagtttcacccactgtattatgacttgttagagtcatcaTATTGATCAAAACAGGTGCAAAATGGTTGCTGTCAACTGGTATGGGGCTGGACGACTTCTGGTTCACGCCCGGCGCCCCCggtggcgcccaggcgcgagagTCTCGCAGAAAgtcgcgcccaagcgccccttgttggcgcccgggcgcgaggtgTTCGGAAAAAGTGACtttgtctttgtttttgatagtttttggggttccgagtgtccgttttggacgtttcTTAAGTCGTTTTAGAGGTTTTGGACCCTTCCggaactgttggtgatggtttcaaagccaTTTTCTTTGCCTAAGTATGAGTTACGGGGATTTGTATTGTTTAGTGGTTCTCTTGAGACTGTTATTGTTTAGTAATGTGTATTGGATTGATTAATGTTGTTTGCTTAACAGATTTTTATGCATGTGGAATGTtggaatgcatagtatgatatgatttatgtgggaagtatgTAAATGTATGAGGTATGTTGGATTTGTTGTGATAATTATGAGCGTTCGACTTTTGGGgtataacgagcgttcggtttttgagtATAAGTGAACGTTCGATTTTTGGATATAAgggagcgttcggttttaagtGTTCGGTGTGGatcttggacgttcgtcctttgtttcagtgagcgttcgtccttgttttctgggagcgttcgtccttgttttctgggagcgttcgtcctttgttttgggagcgttcgtccttgattttgagagcgttcgtccttggttttatgagcgttcgtcctgggaGCTCggcagcgttcggttttgatgaggATTGATTTcaggacgttcgttcagacagcatcagagttggaaatagcgttcggtaaTAATGCATGAATCCATGGGAGTATTTTGaagcaattattgagaattgttggttattttccttgatccaatattggtttagttatacatattattgagaatatgtatgacttcgtgattgagcacgtatattctagttatacatattattgagaatatgtatgacttcgtgattgagcacgtttattcggttggaggtggtacatacactatgttatttacttgtaacttcgtcggtctttttagcatttttgctagtctcacgcgtgagacggagattcgagtgtcaccttcttctgcgcgaggaggtgaatgtctcgcccactgacttcggctcgtgttgagtatagtgcatcgttacgcgtagtatcgatgtttttactcgttagtccttgaggagtcggggagataggtctgaagtcgcgatggatgACGGCTCgagtcgcctgttattgagagcaggttatgacgacgaattacaagtaaacgacatcagtttatgaaagactagtatGCAGTGTCATGTGAGTCGATTTATCATGGGAATTATTATAGTATATGTAGTGGGTTTATAATGTGATAATTCTGGTTATTCAttcttgcatgttgtggctgtggtttctAACCGTGATGGTCGTACGTATACAGGAGAGATGGTAGTGCAGATAAAGTTTGATTTGGAATACTTCGAGAGAGAGACGGGAATTAAACTTGTTGGATCTATAGGTAGTAACGAGCGTTCTTACtagtgacgttcggtcttggtgttatTTATTTCCAGGTAGCGAGTGTTATTAGGTAacagttgatcttgatgttagtggatctgaggtagctagcgtccgatcttaatttggtaacctgaggtttagtttgattacgttcggtcagtactgaggtgttcagcagagtactctaggcgtttaacccAGACTCAAGCGTTCTTTATTATAGTGTTCTGTCTCGTAGCGATGGTTCATAgggaatgatctttattggtgatgttgctctgaggTTGTAATCATTTATAGGGAGTGACCAGCCTTGATAGTCGTTGAGGTAAcgattaattaataaatagtgattagttgtgatgatgcatgattcaggaagtgatcattcataggtaATGCTCGGGTCGGATGATGATTGTCTCAGGTAGGGATCATTAATAGTTAGTGGTTGTACGTAGGGAACATCTGGTCTCGATGAGGTTACCCTCAAATAGAATTaaatccagtaaagtgatcaataAAGTGTTCGTCTgaatggtacttaatctgtggtgtgcgagatttgatctttgagcaaTAGTTCGAATAGTGtttgaaataatagtaattgttctaGCAGAGTACACTGTTTTAACGTGAAGTCTAAGTACTTGATCTTaatcagcgtttgatcttttggTATTCGACCTAATGGTAATCGGTATAATAGCGGTTGATGTTTAGTTTCGAGcttaagtgatcaatcttaatgtTCGTGTAAACAGTATCCGATGTAATATAAGTTCGTTGTTTTATCGTTtgattcagtaatgatatgaTATCTGGGTATGTATTGAGGTTGAGGGTACTGTAGTAGGATGTCTTGATTTGTGGTTGATTGTGGACATattgaggggactaagaatgaaatTACAAGTGGGGCACTTTCCGTTGATTTGTTCATCAACGTATCGTCCGGATGAGAGTTTATTGTGTACTGGGTTGATTATTAGGTactatggaatgagtgtccaacaggaattgtggtacgTTGGCTTGAGGATGtctgatttaattattatatgatatttgtattgaaataactatgcacgttttataaatgatgtgtttcaggttagctcacccttactttgcttgtttgtgcatgtgaatgcgatgatcgtataatgtgtgatgttatacgggagcagttgAAGGATTGTCACGTGATCCTGTGcaaatggaggaagagatggaagcTCGAATTAGAAGGATTTAAGGTTATCTTTGCAGTTGCGTCTGAGCTTAAAACTGATGTAtagattttagtttatgttcgggatgttatgtattattacaacatttaagttttgaatataaattttaatttttagggtgaatttttgggatgttacagaaacATAATagttatgaaaatattttaaaaaattgacactaatatcatttttaaaaatatttgtacaaCTATAGATTTCAATTATATAAGAAggaaaacttttattttatttagaattaaacttttacaaaagttaTGATGTTTCTAAGTTTGCTGTTTTCAATTTCCTATTATTGGGTATTTTTTCATAGTGGATTAAACAAACCATTGTTGTTGAACTCAGTTTTCATTCAAGACTATAATCCCAAATTTGTATCCCCTCTTTTGAaccttaaaattaatataatgatttgatttatttctttttgtatattatcataaaaacatAACATGAAAATCTATATTTCAATACTAATTCTCAAATTTTACCTATGTTACTTGTTTCTGGTTCAccgtgatattttttttaaaaatactacaATAGACTTCAATTGTTTTATAGAATCGAAATATATAATCGAATAagcttcaattatttttttagagcCAAaacctattatttttttatatttttttattattttgagttttaattttagaGATAATTAATGATGAAGTTTATGTTCAAAGCAAGACTCCTTTTCTTTAAcctcttttaatatatttcgaTTCAAGAACCCAagtacaatataaaaaataataatatcaaaattcttTGTCGCactaataattatagtttaaaaatcaaatacataattagtttttataaaaacgAGATGTGAAACCCTTAATAATTAGCCTCCTTTAATCCTGACACCTTACCATTAATACACTCCACGTCATTCCCAGCCATTAAAACCCACTCTCTAATCTGATCCCATTTCCTCTCTGACGTGCACGAAGAACCACGCCCATCATTCTCTGAAAACACGCCCCACGTCACTCactcagtgcattaaaaacgcaccaagcGCTGCATGCACGCACGCCACTTGTCACGCTGGAAGCCTCCGTTTCAGAATTTGGTATGCAGGTGTCAGTTTGGGACACGTTCGTTTAAACGAACGGGAGTTtaacaaaaccagatttttctaaaaactctctcacctgcatcactcatcttcttcctcacgaaactCACCCTCTCAACTTCTCCAACCTCTCTCTTAAACCagtaaacttctctctactgcaaACCCTCATTTTTCTTCTCCGAATCTCATTTCAGAACCATAGGAACGTTCATCCGGCTGTGGTCTTTCTTTGGAACCGAACAGAACTGGAAtctaagctggtaagttcttTTCCCTAGTAGCTGTCCATTAGGGTTTCGTGCGAGACCATGCTCTCGGTCCATGCATGGACTGTATCTGAGAAATTTCTGGTTTTGGGTGTTAGATCAAGTGGTTAGATTGAGTAGAAGGAACTTAAGTGGCTGTTGCGTATAGAAGAGCTGCAGTTGAACGTGTGGAAGTCATATTTTAgggcgtacactgctatccaggtaagggaagcttacatatatttaaatttatacgtGTATGAGTGTATGAAAGCATGATGTGGGTTGTCTGTATGAAATTTCTGTATACGTGTTTTTCTGGATCTGCATGAACGAACCCTGTTGTGCTGTTATGGATGTTTGCTGATATGATTTCTGGGTTGTTGAACTGCATGCTGGTTGAAACGTATGAGTGATGGATGAATACTATAATGTATGAATTGTTAATATGTTGATTATTGAATATGAATTAATCTGGAAGTGAAAGTATAAAGTTCATCAATTTGAGATTCATTTGAAGTATAAAGTATAAGTTAAATTGTTGAAATCTGGAATTTGTTAAGGTTGAGAAATCTGCACTTAAATCATGCctttgataaatgacgctcgtcactgtacggtcttaaaccgttcggtttcctcttaaaataacttagaatggattccttcatttggaaagaattctgctcgtgaacgagcgtccctATTTGgatctttgagagcgttcgaccttatgtcgagcgttcgtccgttagagcgttcgaccttatgtcgagcgttcgtccgttagagcgttcgacctcatgtcgagcgttcgtccgttagagcgttcgacctcatgtcgagcgttcgtctgtgagagcgttcgacctcatgtcgagcgttcgtctgtgagagcgttcgtctttgagagcgttcgaccttatgtcgagcgttcgtctgtgagagcgttcgacctcatgtcgagcgttcgtctgtgagagcgttcgtctttgagagcgttcgaccttatctcgagcgttcgtctgtgagagcgttcgacctcatgtcgagcgttcgtctttgatagcgttcgacctcatgtcgagcgttcgtctttgatagcgttcgacctcatatcgagcgttcgtctttaataTCGTTCGGCCTTATATCGAACGATcgttctaaatcgcgcaaggtctcctATCAAGCGCTCGTACAACTGAATAAGTATTTGATTTTAaacagcgttcgtcctgaatttgaaatagcgttcgtcctgatctcaaatagcgttcgtctatacagttaattaacgttcgtcttttagAGAAGTgtaattgagaatgaaaatgtgatgttgaggaAAATATAAAATGGGCGAATTATATATGAGGTGAAGttatgatattgatatttgaacgagcgttccaaggaggaacgactctgattTCTATTGGATatgaaatttggtaaagtatgactgtggataagttaagactcgctgtccatcctgatgttccgtgatacgcctcttcaagtagaagggggtattcatgtgtgggaacggcaggaggtccttagtccataagttaacatgggcgacgtaagaacggacttacctcgagtggcagctgtttggtgtatcccagttactacatcactcgggtgcaaggacgcttgtaactacacagattcatacagtccggacgatCGGTCTAGCATtagtatatttatgtttgattgatgttATGCGTATATGAGTTGATTGTATGATGGtttgaataaaaatgttgaagtatgaatttaaattacgtaagcttaccctttcgtttttccattgtgttgtctactgtccatgtacgttcgtcctgtcttgcaatgatcatccgttgtggatgtgagcagatggtggtgcatcccttgaagaaatgctggaagaagaaaatttggacgatgccaatctggtggaagttgaagtaaaggccgagccttagagcgctcgtagaTGTTAGGTTGTAGATGTTAGCTcctttttggacgttcggttatttttttttttgtaaaatcgTTCGTTCTGATTTACTTTCCTGTTTCTCTGaaacgctcgttatttttgtACTGTAGCCGTTCGGCTTTGTCCTTTGAACTCTGTTAAATCTTAAAGACTGTTTTACtgtactgttaattgtaattaatcctgatttatggtaattatgatattttgggatgttacacgagatattatgattaatataagataataaaaGTTACTCATCATATGTTAATagtaatatttgttattaactATATATATGATGCTAATACTTCACATTTCTTAAATAcaatgacaaaataaaaatgactagaaaaatcaataaatacatCACTTATTGAacgaaaaaattaaacaaaatttaaatatctaataattgttttaataaatacttaatttaaaatacacaaATTTACTCCCAACTTAATTAATTCCTCTCTAGATTAACCTAACGgagacagaaaaagaaaaaagaaaaacagaaacagCGTATGTTAGGGAGCTAAAGACAAAAGTTGACTTGACATGGTTGCATTCCAACGCATTTGGAAGGGCGATGCTGTCGCGAAAGAATGAAGTAATTCATAATCTGAACTATTCAACATAGTATACTTTTCCATCCCCTCGTTCATGGACCAAATATATCACTCTCCTTGCGACTTCAGACGCACAACAAAGTCAAGTAAATATTCTactattttgtttaaatcttctTGCTCCATTTTTGCTGAGTTTCCTTCTTGTTTGCAAATAATGGCGCGGAAGGTTGAACGAAGGCCTCTTCAAGCGCCCAAAAATTTGCTGGAGGTAATCTTCATATTAGCAGAAGCGATAGCGTTGTTCTATTACACTGAGAGACGCTACATCTTATACTTGCCCAGAGCCATCGTTCACGCTGTGTTGGACAAGGTGCTTTCCTACCTCTTACCTATTATCCATTTAAGTTGGCTTCTTTCTTCTTGTTGAAAGAGCTTTTCTTACGTATGTGTAGGATAAGAAAACAATTGGATCTGAATGCCGAGAAACAGGTGATTGTGCAGAAGTGAAAGGCCGTCAAATTGTAAAGGAGTTATATGAGTTCAAGAGATTGTTGAGACGTGCCATGCTTTTCAGCAGCCGAAAACGCGTTCTGCCATTTCTATTTGCTGCAGGATTAGATGAGGAGGATGTCCTCTACAGGAAGACAACATCTAGGGTACGTTCATTAATAATTACTACTAATATTTGTTGATGAAATTTTGGGTTTTTATTGTAAATGACCAAATTGGATTTCCATATTACGTCAatggataaattttaaaaaaattatgtaaatagaTAAGTAGTGTACACCACTTCAATGAAGAAGTTGTGTATCTTCAACACCACTTTTGCTCTGATAATTGGCAAAAGATGAAATCGTGAATTCTCATACAATTTTTACTATGTAATTAATTACGACAAGCTGCAATAGATTACATAATGCTGTTGTTGTTTGGGGTACACGACTTTATCgtgtaattaattacatttttattgtaataaattatCTGAGGCTGTAATTCATGTTATAGGttattgtaatcaattacaataatgatgtaatcgattacaacaccAATAAAGGAAGGGAGTTCATTGGGGAGATACAATACCAATGAGACCTGATTCTAAccacataagggattgacaccactctcaaCCCAGAACCTTAAGACAGGTTAATGAGTCTTCACCCTTATATagtgttctactttctcatttttatccaatacGAGACTTAAATTCACACTTAGATTTCCAGCATATCTCCCCCTCGAGGGACTAGGAAAACTTTTGATACAAGGACCATGTCATACTCGTCCGAACCGATCACCAAAACTAACCATCAACTTTGATACCACTTGTTAGGTTTATCTAGGAGGAGGTTTACTAGGAAGACACAACACTAATGAGACCTAAGCCTAACtacataagggattgacaccattCTCTACCAAAAACTTTAAGGCATTGGGTTCATGGGTCTTCATCCTTATATGgtgttttactttctcatttctacctAATGTGGAACTTAGACTCATACTTCGATTTCCAAcaaaatagaacaaaataacACCAATTTTGTGAACAAAatcgttaaaaaaaaaaatagaagctATATATAAACGTGAAggtaatttattaattaatagaaGCCAATACAAAAAGTTAATCCTAAAATAAAgacataatacaaaaatatttaagaagaGCCAGATGACCCAAAGTAACAACGTAGGTAATCCATGTCTTCTTCGAGGTGAGCAACTCGAGCATCAATGTTATCAAATTTGTTCCCAACATGTCTTAAGATCACAGATCTCCTTCATAATTTATGTCAGCATAACAAAAGAAGTATCTTGTCGGGATGGAGACGATATGTGTTCATTACGAACTGGCTAAGCAACATCACTTTTGTGAACCCATTGTCCATCTATGTTTTTAACAAAACCAAAGGAATAAATAACTTCAACACCAATTAGGAAAGACCTCTTAATTGGTACATAAGACTCATCATTAAGGAGAACTTTATAGTGCTCCATAAATGTTTTAATGAGTTGGGAATAAGGTAGAGGTGTATTGTCCCATAACGCCTTTTTCATGCGATGTCTGATTAGATAAGTCCAATTAATCTCCCTTGAAGTTAAAAGTAttcatatcaaaattaaatattcttatattGCTTGTGTAAGGTTAGTGGTACAAGGAACCAAAATGCGATAAGTTAGAGGAACCAAGGCGTGAAACATGAACAAGATAAAGGCCACTTAACTGAAGTCATTTAGGGGGTTAGCAACTTCAACCTTGAAGTTGTCTAGCCCCCCTCCCCCCGACTTCAAGCTTGAAGTGTTTAACCCCTCAAATGACTTTAGTTATGTTTAATGAATTAACACATCTATGGCACTAGGATTGAACCGTTCACAATCTCATACgagattttaataaaattcacaaTCAAGGATTACTACAACATCTATGGTAATCTATGATTTTGTGAGATTGAACATGTCTG harbors:
- the LOC128194241 gene encoding uncharacterized protein LOC128194241, coding for MVVTHLFDYQDAIIGGAFYGKLCKVWDSFFGRRGRERGRATKGREPFLPFSPVQRAPMGSCSNLGRGLEEELSWASGDDGVLASRTGKGSEELLKFLEDLDLHVWEEIDPKTYMEVFKS